One Armatimonadota bacterium genomic window carries:
- a CDS encoding polysaccharide deacetylase family protein, translated as MGGERDFGGRCLTSWRQDHHGSNRSAVIFAWVLLVASTRTPILTYHDIIPKRRANSVWFDCTVQEFRDQIAWLRKRGAVFVSTHDIYEALEHRRTLPTKAICITFADNYEGFYKYAWPILRKEKIPVTQFVHTGFVGSKVGRPKMTWAQLKELSQSGLVSVASQTVSHPADLTTMSDEAVTKEFTKSRESIAAHIGHPTSELAYPNGKYDARVAALASATGYRIAFTEDCRPAETAKGLFTVPRYVHTKYRQAWADKELRN; from the coding sequence ATCGGTGGCGAGCGGGACTTCGGTGGTCGATGTCTTACGAGTTGGCGACAAGATCACCACGGCTCGAACCGAAGCGCCGTGATCTTTGCGTGGGTGCTCCTGGTCGCTTCGACGAGGACACCCATTCTGACGTATCACGACATCATTCCCAAACGAAGGGCCAACTCTGTCTGGTTCGACTGCACGGTGCAGGAGTTCCGAGACCAAATTGCATGGCTTCGAAAGCGTGGGGCAGTGTTCGTCAGCACGCATGACATCTATGAAGCCCTCGAGCATCGAAGGACTCTGCCGACCAAAGCGATCTGCATCACGTTTGCCGACAACTACGAGGGGTTCTACAAGTACGCCTGGCCGATCCTAAGAAAGGAGAAGATTCCCGTCACACAGTTCGTGCACACGGGGTTTGTGGGCTCCAAGGTGGGGCGACCAAAGATGACATGGGCTCAGTTGAAAGAGTTGAGTCAATCTGGGCTGGTCTCGGTGGCTTCGCAGACCGTCTCGCATCCGGCCGACCTAACCACGATGAGCGACGAAGCGGTGACCAAGGAGTTCACAAAGTCGAGAGAATCCATCGCCGCCCATATCGGGCATCCCACATCTGAATTGGCCTACCCGAACGGGAAATACGACGCTCGCGTGGCGGCGTTGGCTTCGGCAACCGGCTATCGAATCGCGTTCACCGAGGATTGCCGACCGGCAGAAACCGCCAAGGGGCTTTTCACCGTTCCTCGGTATGTTCACACCAAATATCGCCAAGCCTGGGCCGACAAAGAGTTACGGAACTAG
- a CDS encoding tRNA-binding protein encodes MSSELKPMVTIDVLESLDIRMGRVMSVEPAPDAPKKSYKLQVDFGKYGVRTSVARLTCHSVDELVGLHVFGVLNFPPRMVGSTESEFLCLGVQVAKLDSGEATPITPLNPNVKIGSKLF; translated from the coding sequence ATGAGTTCAGAGTTGAAGCCGATGGTGACGATCGACGTTTTGGAGTCGCTGGATATTCGGATGGGGCGGGTCATGAGCGTGGAACCGGCACCCGATGCACCAAAGAAGTCATACAAGCTTCAGGTCGATTTTGGGAAGTATGGGGTGCGAACCTCGGTGGCGCGGCTGACCTGCCATTCGGTCGATGAGTTGGTTGGTCTGCATGTTTTTGGCGTTCTGAACTTTCCGCCGCGGATGGTCGGGAGCACCGAGTCGGAGTTCTTGTGCCTTGGCGTGCAAGTGGCCAAGTTGGACAGTGGGGAAGCGACGCCGATTACGCCGCTGAACCCGAACGTGAAGATCGGGAGCAAGCTGTTTTAG
- the murB gene encoding UDP-N-acetylmuramate dehydrogenase produces the protein MNWEIVERQVPIKTYTTLKAGGNAEYFSIARTAEDLRKIAEGCQQHDIPLTPLGWGSNVLPADKGVPGMIAVNLASNIDFGDDGVVTCDSGTGFQNLFLQCAQRSLGGLEFAVGIPGSVGGALVSNAGAYRSDISEFLVEIEITHGGTTQWVDPSWMQFSYRDSVLRKPDPVSAVIQRVRMRLPEREPKFIYDEAREYQRQRIGKQPPSASAGSFFKNVVSEELSQRIEGLTEGMRKNRVVPAGFLIEACGLKGFRLGGAMIGSRHANFLLNVSGATATELRSLAHYAKISVQERFGVELEEEVLYLGDWTNYEPIRP, from the coding sequence ATGAACTGGGAAATCGTCGAGCGCCAGGTGCCGATCAAAACTTACACGACGCTTAAGGCCGGGGGCAACGCCGAATACTTCTCCATTGCCCGCACCGCCGAAGACTTGCGCAAGATCGCTGAAGGCTGTCAACAGCACGATATCCCATTGACCCCGCTCGGATGGGGCAGTAACGTTCTCCCTGCCGACAAGGGCGTCCCCGGCATGATCGCCGTCAACCTCGCCTCCAACATCGACTTCGGCGACGACGGCGTGGTCACTTGCGACTCCGGAACCGGCTTCCAAAACCTCTTTCTCCAATGCGCCCAGCGCAGTCTCGGCGGCCTCGAATTCGCGGTCGGAATCCCCGGCAGTGTCGGCGGCGCGCTCGTCAGCAACGCTGGTGCTTACCGAAGCGACATCTCCGAGTTCCTCGTCGAAATCGAGATCACCCATGGGGGAACGACCCAATGGGTCGATCCCAGTTGGATGCAGTTCTCCTATCGCGACTCGGTTCTCCGCAAGCCCGACCCCGTCAGCGCCGTCATCCAGCGTGTGCGCATGCGCCTACCCGAGCGCGAACCGAAGTTCATCTACGACGAAGCTCGCGAATACCAGCGACAGCGCATCGGCAAACAGCCACCCTCTGCCTCGGCCGGAAGTTTCTTCAAGAACGTCGTCAGCGAGGAGCTATCCCAGCGTATCGAGGGCTTGACCGAAGGCATGCGCAAGAACCGAGTCGTCCCCGCCGGTTTCCTCATCGAAGCTTGCGGCCTCAAAGGCTTTCGCCTGGGCGGCGCCATGATCGGCTCCCGCCACGCCAACTTCCTACTGAACGTCTCGGGCGCGACCGCCACCGAACTCCGTTCGTTGGCGCACTACGCCAAGATCAGTGTCCAAGAGCGATTCGGCGTGGAGCTAGAAGAAGAAGTGTTGTACCTGGGCGACTGGACCAACTACGAGCCTATCCGTCCTTAA
- the dapE gene encoding succinyl-diaminopimelate desuccinylase, whose translation MPTVVEIATELIRRPSVTPDDAGCTDYLAALFADAGFTVRHLDFNDVKNLWVTHGTAEPLIVFDGHCDVVPPGPREAWNTDPFTPTTVDGTIYGRGASDMKGPLAAMVAALLDYVKANPNHPGTLGMLVTSDEEGYAVDGTGRALKTLVEEGVKIDFAIVGEPTSEDSFGDMIKVGRRGSVSAKMVVRGKQGHVAYPHLALNPIHTLSPFLTELLAFKWDMGNENFPPTTLQVTNIHAGTGAVNVIPGSVELDFNLRYNTLLTAPIIQDRITKMAHAFGLDCTFEWNASAMPFVTRDRRLIGAIATAIIKETKQTPREGTGGGTSDARFFAVHKIPVVEFGPSNATIHAANECVAIGDLEACVRVYKDALANLLSGE comes from the coding sequence ATGCCGACGGTTGTCGAAATCGCTACCGAACTGATTCGACGGCCCTCGGTCACGCCCGACGATGCGGGTTGCACCGACTACTTGGCGGCACTGTTCGCCGATGCAGGCTTTACCGTCCGGCACCTAGACTTCAACGACGTCAAGAACCTCTGGGTGACGCACGGAACGGCTGAGCCGCTAATCGTCTTCGATGGACACTGCGACGTGGTTCCGCCCGGGCCCCGAGAGGCTTGGAATACCGATCCATTTACGCCGACGACCGTTGACGGCACGATTTACGGGCGCGGCGCATCGGACATGAAGGGCCCTCTGGCCGCGATGGTGGCGGCGCTGCTGGATTATGTGAAGGCCAATCCCAACCACCCCGGCACGCTTGGCATGCTGGTGACGAGCGATGAGGAGGGCTATGCGGTCGATGGCACCGGACGGGCTCTCAAGACGCTGGTCGAAGAAGGGGTGAAGATTGATTTTGCGATCGTGGGCGAGCCGACGAGCGAGGACTCGTTTGGCGACATGATCAAGGTCGGACGGCGCGGTTCCGTCAGCGCGAAAATGGTGGTCCGGGGCAAGCAGGGCCACGTCGCCTACCCGCATCTAGCGCTGAATCCCATCCACACGCTTTCTCCATTCCTCACCGAACTACTGGCGTTCAAGTGGGATATGGGCAACGAGAACTTTCCGCCCACCACACTCCAAGTAACAAATATCCATGCTGGGACCGGGGCGGTGAACGTCATTCCCGGCAGTGTCGAACTAGATTTCAACCTGCGCTACAACACTCTCCTGACCGCACCGATCATCCAGGATCGGATCACCAAGATGGCGCATGCATTCGGCCTAGACTGCACCTTCGAATGGAATGCGTCGGCGATGCCATTCGTAACGCGCGACCGACGACTGATCGGGGCGATCGCGACGGCAATCATCAAAGAGACCAAGCAGACGCCGCGCGAAGGCACGGGCGGGGGAACCTCCGACGCGCGGTTCTTTGCCGTGCACAAGATTCCGGTGGTTGAGTTTGGCCCCAGCAACGCCACGATCCATGCGGCTAACGAGTGCGTAGCGATTGGGGACCTAGAGGCGTGCGTTCGGGTCTACAAGGACGCACTTGCGAACCTCTTGTCGGGCGAGTAA
- the rdgB gene encoding RdgB/HAM1 family non-canonical purine NTP pyrophosphatase has translation MIARLVIATHNRKKAGEMMTILSERFPSLELLTLADIEGAPEPEETGTTYSENAAIKAQSAFDFTGDWCVADDAGLEIDALDGAPGLYSKRFGGEDLPFPEKMAKILHLLEDADTRAARFRCNVALVGPNHPVKVFEAICEGEIAAEPSGNGGFGYDPIFYLPQLDCCMADLTAQQKHQVSHRGKVLKQFGDYLASI, from the coding sequence ATGATCGCTCGGCTCGTCATCGCGACTCACAACCGGAAGAAGGCTGGCGAGATGATGACCATCTTGTCCGAACGGTTTCCGTCGCTTGAACTGCTCACCCTCGCCGACATCGAGGGTGCACCGGAACCCGAAGAAACCGGCACCACTTACTCCGAAAACGCCGCCATCAAGGCCCAATCTGCCTTCGATTTCACCGGCGACTGGTGCGTGGCCGATGACGCGGGCCTGGAAATCGACGCCCTTGACGGCGCGCCTGGACTTTACAGCAAGCGCTTCGGTGGCGAAGACCTTCCCTTTCCTGAAAAGATGGCGAAGATCCTTCACTTACTCGAAGATGCCGATACCCGCGCGGCCCGCTTTCGGTGCAATGTCGCCCTCGTCGGTCCGAACCATCCCGTCAAAGTCTTCGAAGCCATCTGCGAAGGCGAAATCGCCGCCGAGCCTAGCGGGAACGGTGGATTCGGCTACGATCCCATCTTCTATTTGCCCCAATTGGATTGTTGCATGGCTGATCTGACGGCCCAGCAAAAGCACCAGGTCAGCCATCGCGGCAAAGTTCTCAAGCAATTCGGCGACTATCTTGCCTCGATATGA
- the dapD gene encoding 2,3,4,5-tetrahydropyridine-2,6-dicarboxylate N-succinyltransferase, producing MPVTQFASIIDAAWEDRANISASEYSEDLKIAIDVVFTGLDSGELRVAEKIDGQWVTNQWIKKAVLLSFRITGNDVMEAGCFRYFDKVPLKFENYRYDNFANGGFRVVPPATVRRGAYLGPNVVVMPSYVNVGAYVDEGTMVDTWATVGSCAQIGKNVHLSGGVGIGGVLEPIQGNPVIIEDNCFIGARSEIVEGVIVEENSVISMGVFIGQSTKIYDRETGEIMYGRVPAGSVVVPGNLPSKDGSHSLYCAVIVKKVDAQTRSKTSLNELLRD from the coding sequence ATGCCCGTGACACAGTTTGCGTCCATCATCGATGCGGCCTGGGAAGACCGCGCCAATATTTCGGCTTCGGAGTACTCCGAAGACCTCAAGATCGCCATCGACGTCGTCTTTACCGGCCTCGACAGCGGCGAACTCCGAGTGGCCGAGAAAATCGACGGACAATGGGTCACCAACCAGTGGATCAAGAAGGCGGTCCTGCTGTCATTCCGCATCACCGGCAACGACGTGATGGAAGCCGGGTGCTTCCGCTACTTCGACAAGGTGCCGCTGAAGTTCGAGAACTATCGTTACGATAATTTTGCCAACGGCGGCTTCCGCGTAGTTCCGCCCGCGACGGTTCGCCGAGGCGCGTACCTGGGACCTAACGTCGTGGTGATGCCGAGCTACGTGAACGTTGGCGCATACGTCGACGAAGGCACGATGGTGGACACCTGGGCGACAGTTGGCTCGTGCGCGCAGATCGGCAAGAATGTCCACCTCAGCGGCGGCGTTGGCATTGGCGGCGTGTTGGAGCCGATCCAAGGCAATCCGGTCATCATCGAAGACAACTGCTTCATTGGCGCGCGATCCGAGATCGTCGAAGGCGTGATCGTCGAGGAGAACTCGGTGATTTCGATGGGCGTTTTCATTGGCCAAAGCACTAAGATTTACGACCGCGAGACGGGTGAGATCATGTACGGCCGTGTTCCTGCGGGTTCGGTGGTCGTGCCCGGCAACCTGCCGAGCAAGGACGGAAGCCACAGCCTTTACTGCGCGGTCATCGTCAAAAAGGTCGATGCCCAAACCCGCTCGAAGACGAGCCTGAACGAACTTCTGCGGGACTAA
- a CDS encoding ribonuclease PH: MRPDGREPDQLRPFSFDRGFAKFAEGSCLLKIGDTHMLVTATVEERVPPFLKGKGSGWLTAEYSMLPRSGRQRNDRSLMKPNGRSMEIQRLIGRALRAVVDLENLGERTITLDCDAIRADGGTRCAAITAAYIATFDALEWMKSQRMLKKDVLKDQISAISVGVYRGSEVLDLNYDEDSVADTDMNVVMTGAGKFVEVQGTAESDPFDAVTLGHMLKLAKKGCDELMAAQREVLGLP, translated from the coding sequence ATGAGACCCGACGGGCGAGAACCCGACCAGTTAAGACCATTCAGCTTCGATCGCGGCTTTGCCAAGTTCGCCGAAGGCTCCTGCCTCCTCAAAATCGGAGACACCCACATGCTGGTTACCGCGACCGTCGAAGAACGAGTCCCTCCGTTCCTGAAGGGCAAAGGAAGCGGCTGGCTGACCGCCGAATATTCGATGCTTCCCCGTTCGGGCCGCCAGCGCAACGACCGGTCGCTGATGAAGCCGAACGGACGCTCGATGGAGATTCAGCGGCTGATCGGTCGCGCCCTCCGCGCGGTTGTCGACCTCGAAAACCTTGGTGAGCGCACCATCACGCTTGACTGCGACGCCATTCGCGCCGACGGCGGCACCCGATGTGCAGCCATCACCGCCGCTTACATTGCTACGTTCGACGCCCTCGAATGGATGAAGAGCCAGCGGATGCTGAAGAAGGATGTTCTCAAGGACCAGATCTCGGCCATTTCCGTCGGGGTCTACCGAGGATCCGAAGTACTGGACCTCAACTACGACGAAGACAGCGTCGCCGACACCGACATGAACGTCGTGATGACCGGCGCGGGTAAGTTCGTCGAAGTCCAGGGCACCGCCGAAAGCGATCCGTTCGACGCGGTCACGCTGGGGCACATGCTCAAGCTTGCCAAGAAAGGTTGTGACGAACTCATGGCCGCTCAGCGAGAAGTCCTCGGCCTTCCATGA
- the msrA gene encoding peptide-methionine (S)-S-oxide reductase MsrA — translation MEGKQLVVAGGCFWCVEAQFEELKGVLDVESGYAGDFKGTVTYGDVCTGRTGAAEAVKITFDPKQVSEADLLRIFFVAHDPTTLNRQGPDSGTQYRSAIFYTSDEEKALGEKIIKEISAEKIYPNPIVTTLEPLKNYVRAEEYHQDYFKKYEAASEEERSHMNAGYCAFVVSPKVAKFREHYRDKLKKG, via the coding sequence ATGGAAGGAAAACAGTTAGTCGTCGCCGGCGGTTGCTTCTGGTGCGTCGAAGCCCAGTTCGAAGAGTTGAAGGGAGTCCTGGACGTCGAAAGCGGCTACGCGGGCGACTTCAAGGGCACGGTCACCTATGGCGATGTCTGCACCGGTCGAACCGGCGCGGCCGAAGCGGTCAAGATCACTTTTGACCCTAAGCAGGTCAGCGAAGCCGACCTCCTACGCATCTTCTTTGTGGCCCACGACCCGACGACGCTGAACCGACAGGGACCGGACTCCGGCACCCAATATCGCTCGGCGATCTTCTACACCAGCGACGAAGAAAAGGCGCTTGGCGAGAAGATCATCAAGGAGATTTCGGCCGAAAAGATCTACCCGAACCCCATCGTTACGACGCTGGAGCCGCTGAAGAACTACGTTCGTGCCGAGGAGTACCACCAGGATTACTTCAAGAAGTACGAAGCCGCCTCGGAAGAGGAGCGAAGCCACATGAACGCGGGCTACTGCGCCTTCGTGGTCTCGCCTAAGGTTGCCAAGTTCCGCGAGCACTACCGGGATAAGCTGAAGAAGGGTTAA
- a CDS encoding polyphosphate kinase 2 family protein, with translation MSYAKLVKPGSKVKMRDFDPSDTAGLSKDDGLEKIAKLGEKVSKLQELHYAAGGNPILIVLQGPDTAGKDGTIRSIMQFMNPQSTRVASFKVPTPIELAHDFLWRIHQQTPAKGESVIFNRSHYEDVLVVRVHEIVPKEVWKERYAIINAFEDALVKSGTIVLKFYLCISNDEQKERLIARQEDPTKAWKLSVGDWKERELWDDYMDAYDDLLEKCSTDEAPWRVVPANQKWFRNLAVLEAIHDALKPHEEEWKAKLDKIGEAAMAEIVEFQKTTD, from the coding sequence ATGTCGTACGCCAAGCTCGTCAAACCAGGATCGAAAGTAAAGATGCGCGACTTTGACCCGTCGGACACCGCCGGGCTGTCGAAGGACGACGGATTGGAGAAGATCGCAAAGTTAGGCGAAAAGGTTTCAAAGCTGCAGGAACTCCATTACGCGGCGGGCGGAAATCCGATTCTAATCGTCCTGCAGGGGCCGGATACGGCGGGGAAGGACGGCACGATCCGAAGCATCATGCAGTTCATGAACCCGCAATCGACGCGGGTTGCGTCGTTCAAAGTTCCGACGCCGATCGAGTTGGCCCACGATTTTCTGTGGCGAATCCATCAGCAAACGCCGGCGAAAGGCGAATCGGTGATTTTCAACCGATCGCATTACGAGGACGTGCTGGTGGTGCGGGTCCACGAGATTGTTCCGAAGGAGGTCTGGAAGGAACGGTACGCGATCATCAACGCGTTCGAGGATGCCTTGGTGAAGTCGGGAACGATCGTCCTGAAGTTCTATCTGTGCATCTCGAACGATGAGCAGAAGGAGCGGTTGATTGCTCGGCAGGAGGACCCGACAAAGGCGTGGAAGCTGAGCGTTGGCGATTGGAAGGAGCGCGAACTATGGGACGACTACATGGATGCGTACGACGACCTGCTGGAGAAGTGCTCGACGGATGAGGCGCCGTGGCGAGTGGTGCCCGCCAACCAGAAATGGTTCCGTAACCTAGCCGTGCTAGAGGCGATTCACGACGCGCTGAAGCCGCACGAGGAAGAGTGGAAAGCGAAACTCGACAAGATCGGCGAGGCGGCGATGGCCGAAATTGTCGAGTTTCAGAAGACGACAGACTAA
- a CDS encoding FMN reductase, whose protein sequence is MILGICGSLRAKSLNRMVLRALQTKLPEIQIWEGLAGIQPFNPDDEGSEGEPVLEFRRLLRASRVVIIASPEYAHGVTGVMKNALDWVVGSGEFMKKPTVVVNCSHQATIANAALRETLSVMEAHILPFTVPLASHGMTVEKILADEGLSEKLDEITMALKSW, encoded by the coding sequence ATGATCCTCGGCATTTGCGGGAGCCTCCGCGCCAAATCCTTGAACCGCATGGTTCTCCGAGCCCTCCAAACCAAGTTGCCCGAAATCCAGATTTGGGAAGGGCTTGCGGGCATCCAACCGTTTAACCCCGACGACGAAGGCTCGGAAGGTGAGCCTGTCCTTGAGTTCCGCCGCCTGCTCCGAGCCTCGCGGGTGGTGATCATCGCTAGTCCCGAGTACGCCCATGGCGTCACCGGAGTCATGAAGAATGCCCTCGACTGGGTGGTGGGAAGCGGTGAGTTCATGAAGAAGCCGACCGTCGTCGTCAACTGCTCGCATCAGGCGACCATCGCGAATGCGGCCCTGCGCGAGACGCTTTCGGTCATGGAGGCCCACATCCTTCCCTTCACGGTACCCTTGGCCAGCCACGGCATGACCGTCGAGAAGATTTTGGCCGACGAAGGCTTGTCGGAGAAGTTGGATGAAATCACGATGGCGCTGAAGAGTTGGTAG
- a CDS encoding phosphatase PAP2 family protein: protein MYTTPVQFDHAVFHWINSWPSSLESAMQFFSQAINMRWVQVLLLIVLIAMIAAGKDTRKGAICSMIAFPLSDGTTNLFKHWFPLPRPFDDPTVTGIMVRLPEAHTAGTASAHSANMMAAAICMLIALRWGGIPWLLLAFLVSLSRIYTGMHFPYQVLLGWIVGAFYAVLISWLWDFIAKKRAKKSEGDEPPAPEPQQV from the coding sequence ATGTACACTACGCCTGTGCAGTTCGATCATGCCGTGTTCCATTGGATCAATTCCTGGCCCTCAAGTTTGGAATCGGCGATGCAGTTCTTCAGCCAAGCCATCAACATGCGGTGGGTTCAGGTTCTCCTGCTCATCGTCCTCATCGCGATGATCGCGGCCGGAAAGGACACCCGCAAGGGTGCCATCTGTAGCATGATCGCCTTCCCGCTTTCGGACGGCACTACTAACCTCTTCAAGCATTGGTTCCCGCTTCCCCGTCCGTTTGACGATCCGACCGTCACCGGCATCATGGTTCGCCTGCCCGAAGCTCACACTGCAGGAACGGCGTCAGCCCACTCTGCCAACATGATGGCCGCCGCCATTTGCATGCTCATCGCCCTGCGCTGGGGCGGAATACCTTGGCTCCTGCTCGCCTTCCTGGTCAGCCTCAGCCGAATCTACACCGGCATGCATTTTCCCTATCAAGTGCTGTTGGGCTGGATCGTAGGTGCCTTCTACGCCGTACTGATTTCTTGGCTGTGGGATTTCATCGCCAAAAAGCGGGCCAAGAAGTCCGAAGGCGATGAGCCCCCCGCACCGGAGCCTCAGCAAGTATGA
- a CDS encoding NUDIX domain-containing protein, producing the protein MSKPKETRVGCYAVMHENNRVLLCRLSDGLEHRGRWTLPGGGLEFGESLEEAMVREVLEETGLQVQSSGLISFHSRVAEFDEKSLHLLQFLFGAEVKAGELTNEIDGTTDLVEWVEIDSLNDKNAVDIVHHALKSILG; encoded by the coding sequence ATGTCGAAACCCAAGGAAACCCGCGTCGGATGTTACGCCGTGATGCACGAGAACAACCGAGTTCTGCTATGCCGTCTCTCCGATGGACTTGAGCATCGTGGCCGCTGGACACTTCCTGGGGGAGGATTGGAATTCGGCGAAAGCCTAGAGGAAGCGATGGTTCGCGAAGTTCTGGAAGAGACGGGACTGCAAGTCCAATCGAGCGGTCTGATCAGCTTTCATTCGCGGGTAGCCGAGTTCGACGAGAAGTCGCTTCACCTCCTCCAATTCCTCTTTGGTGCCGAGGTCAAGGCTGGTGAGTTAACCAACGAAATTGACGGAACCACCGACCTCGTCGAATGGGTGGAAATCGACTCCCTAAACGACAAAAACGCGGTGGACATTGTCCACCACGCCTTAAAGTCGATACTCGGTTAG
- a CDS encoding diguanylate cyclase: MNLNRGICHWVGEIDTEVGEFLRLQGFEIVPHEHKAYSGFAEEGHHFYVIRCDQKPTSQCATRLAGEARKRHTVVVWTEPEYASDWYQLGTELVLTSGPIDQIKHFLDFAIKMFDDRSQWREAEERLTRTNDDLHASIESLEIASRRFEALFNGLPIGCFTFDAKGMIHEWNGLATEIFGIEGYQAFLNSVWDVLDPDYTGAWSAEQIAEIFASDGGSEFDWTFTRDDGDVVHLACKVVCLTNKKGEVVAAIAGNLDITARVLAQERLEEQMRENRNYLKVMERQRLKLQEANRQLRRLAVTDGLTSLTNRRRFNELLEEVLDRAIRQSHTFSVLMFDIDHFKSLNDVFGHQAGDEILEKFAEILRETARRYERPARYGGEEFAIILDNCDKTSSLIAAERFRTAINTYHWPYREITSSIGCSTFTGVESVRELVEQADYALYASKNNGRNCVTHIDDVPREAKAA, from the coding sequence ATGAATTTGAATCGGGGGATATGTCACTGGGTCGGGGAAATCGACACCGAGGTCGGAGAATTCTTGCGCCTGCAGGGATTCGAAATTGTGCCGCATGAGCACAAGGCCTATTCGGGATTTGCCGAAGAAGGACATCACTTTTACGTGATTCGGTGCGATCAAAAACCGACGAGTCAGTGTGCTACAAGGTTGGCAGGGGAGGCGCGAAAGCGACACACAGTTGTCGTTTGGACCGAACCGGAGTACGCCAGCGACTGGTATCAGTTGGGAACAGAGTTGGTCCTCACTTCGGGGCCAATCGATCAAATCAAGCATTTTCTGGACTTCGCGATCAAGATGTTTGACGACCGAAGCCAGTGGCGCGAGGCCGAAGAGCGGCTGACGCGAACGAACGACGACTTGCATGCCAGCATCGAAAGCCTTGAGATCGCCTCGCGACGCTTTGAGGCGCTGTTCAACGGTCTGCCGATTGGATGCTTCACGTTCGATGCCAAGGGCATGATCCATGAGTGGAACGGTCTAGCGACTGAGATCTTCGGCATCGAAGGCTATCAGGCATTTCTCAATTCAGTTTGGGACGTTCTCGATCCAGACTATACCGGCGCATGGTCGGCGGAGCAGATCGCAGAGATTTTCGCCAGCGATGGCGGCTCGGAATTCGACTGGACGTTCACGCGGGACGACGGAGACGTCGTTCATTTGGCGTGTAAGGTGGTGTGCCTGACTAACAAGAAGGGCGAGGTTGTCGCCGCGATCGCGGGCAACCTGGACATCACGGCACGCGTTTTGGCGCAGGAGCGACTGGAAGAACAGATGCGAGAGAACCGCAACTACCTGAAGGTCATGGAGCGACAGCGTCTGAAGCTGCAGGAGGCGAACCGCCAACTGCGACGGCTGGCCGTTACCGACGGTCTGACCTCGCTGACCAACCGCCGACGGTTCAACGAACTGTTGGAAGAGGTTTTGGATCGTGCCATTCGGCAGAGCCACACGTTCTCGGTGCTGATGTTCGACATCGACCATTTCAAGTCCTTGAACGACGTGTTTGGCCACCAAGCGGGCGACGAGATTTTGGAGAAGTTTGCCGAGATTCTGCGGGAAACCGCACGACGCTACGAGCGTCCGGCGCGCTACGGCGGAGAGGAATTCGCAATCATCTTGGATAACTGCGACAAGACATCTTCACTGATCGCGGCGGAGCGGTTCCGCACCGCGATCAACACGTATCACTGGCCTTACCGCGAGATCACTTCGAGCATCGGCTGCTCAACGTTTACGGGCGTCGAGAGCGTGCGCGAGTTGGTGGAGCAAGCGGACTATGCGCTGTACGCGTCCAAGAACAATGGTCGCAACTGCGTGACGCACATCGACGATGTGCCGCGCGAAGCGAAAGCGGCCTAA